AAATTTCCTGCATCTTTGTATTGTGGCGGAATCACCCAATGGCCATCGTGGTCGATGTAGCCATACAACTCTGTCGTCGAGTCTTGTGCAAAAGCCAGCCCATTGTTGAAGCAACCGCATCTTGGAAATCGATAGGGCTTTTACTCGTTTTTGTCCATAAGGGTGCCCAAATCGGCCCCCCTTCATGATGGTTCTTGTGGTCTTGCACCAACATCAACCCTTCTCGGAAATACCTCGGAAACCATAGCGGGTCATCGAGTTCATGGGTCTTGTCGCAAAACCATTGCTCGTAGCCCTTGGCCCCCATCGGTGTTCCGTCGAGGCCATACTGTCTTGACCTGAAATAGCTATACACCTGAAAAGTGTGTAACTATTAATTTGGAAGATAGACATGAGTAAGAATGACGGAAAAGTAGGCAAGATAATTGCCCATGTTTCGCCTGCGAAGAAGGCAACTAGGGTTGACAAGTCGACGGTTCGCGATTGGCTGAAAAGTCTGGCGCGTTGATGGATTGGCCTGCGAAGGCAAGACCGATGCTGCCACGCGCCGCCGGCTTGCGGTAGCCGTCCAGGGCGGGTACATGACCGTCGAGGAGGCAATGGCCGAGGCGGGCTTGGTCTATCCACGTACGGTCTCAGTTTGGATCAAGGCACTGGATGGCGAGATTGCGCAGCCGGAAAATCGGTGCTAGACAAGGTGGATGAGCAAGAGGGTGCATTGGCACAGGAAAACAGGGATTTGAGGGCAAGGTTGGCCAACTTGCACTGCAGTTGCTCGCGGCCGAAACGGTAATCGAGGTGGCCGGGGAGGAGCTTGGGCAAGACCTTCCGAAAAAGTATGGTTCCAAACAGTAAAGCGCATGCACACGAAGTACAAGGGCATCGGCGTCAGGGTGCTCTGCGAGCTGTTCGGGAAGACGCGACACGCATATTATGACCGTATTTGGAGCGAAACAGAGTGGGAAAGGACCAAGGTCGCCGTACTGGCAATTGTCGCGGTGGTGAGGAGGCGCCAGCCCAAGCTCGGGACACGCAGGCTTTATCACAAGATCGAGGGTTCGCTGGCCAACAACGACCTGAAAGTGGGCAGGGACACGCTCCACGAGATCCTGCTGGATGCCGGGATGACGATCAAGGTCAAGCGGCGCATTGGCCCCAGGACGACGGATTCCAACCACGGTTTCCCGCTGTATCCGAACCTCGTCAAGGGGGCGTCGTGCCCACAGGCCCGAACCAGCAATGGGTGTCGGACATTACCTACCTGTCGCTGACGGATTGCTTTGCTTCCTGAGTCTCGTGACCGATGCCTACTCGCACATGATCGTCGGCTACAACCTCAGCCTCTTGATGACCGCCGAGCAGACCATCGTGGCACTTGAAATGGCCTTGGCAACGCTTCCAGAGTGCGACATCGACCTGATCCACCACAGCGACCGTGGCAGCCAATACGCCTGCTACGCGCATACAGGATTCTTATCGCAAGAGGCATCCGCATCAGTATGACTGAGGACAGCGATCCCAGGGACAACGGCATCGCCGAGCGCGTAAACGGCATCCCCAAGGACGAGCAGGGACTTGAGATGAAGTTTGGATCGTTCGAGGAGGCTTGGGAGAAAGTGCGGAGGCCATCGAGATTTACAACTACGAGCGGCCACACGGGAGTATCGATTACCTCTCGCTGGGAGGCCCACAAAATGAGCGGTCCGATCCCCAAGCGGTGGAAATACTGGCATCAGCGCAAAGGGAGGCAGGATGTGCCAGCGTGACGTAGGTTTCTTCAGGCATCTGCCGATTGCGTATGCCGATAAAAAGTGCGGCCCCCAATCACTCGGAGGCCGACACGGCATTACGCCTACGGGTCGGGCTATTCCTTCGGTGGTTGCTCCTCAGCAGAGCCACCGTCCGCTTCACCCGACACGCGAAGTTAGGCATACCCTAGGAATCGTTGAGCCACATCCCTACCTTCGGCTCGGATACGAGGGCTGTATAGCCATTTCAGGCTCGACAACGAGGGGGTGTATAGCTATTTTAGGTTCAATAAAAAGGGTGTATAGCCAGTTCAGGTTCAGCGCCCCTAAGTGTATAGCTATTTCAGGACGAAGCATACAGCTTTGGGTCATCCATCAAGCGAATGAACAACCCATCTTCCATCTCAAAACTGCTCCAGGAATAGCCCGGCAGCTCAAACAACACCTTTCCTTCGCGGTCGATGAAAACGCGTTTGCATTCCGAAGCGTTGTCGCTTTCAACAAAGGCAGATGCATAGCCCCCATGATAGACATCTGCCGACTTGACATCATCACTTTCCCAGACCACCTCCAATCGGCTATTGAAAAAGGCAACGTGGTGGTGGTCGTCGATTTTCAAATACCCGAGGCCATCTAAAAAAAAGGATGCGTCATAGTACTTGTGCTCTGGGGCGACGACCACATTGCCGACACTGTCGATCCATCCCCAATCGCTGCCTTGCTGGATCGGATAGAGCTTGCTGTAAGAATGGCCATTGCTCAGGTCGTGACTGCAGCTGGGGAATACCAAGATCAGGAAACCAACGAGCAGACAAGCTGCCGAAAATCGGGTCTCGGGATTGGCAATCGATGGCATCATGCTTCGGGTTGTATTCAATGCTTTGGGGTTGGAAACAACTTTCATCCTTCACCGGTTTGCTGCGAATGATTGCAGGAATATCGCCATTTTTTTCATTCCGCCTTACTACAAGCCGCTATAAGCGGCTAAATTTGCACAATGCAAGCGGCAATCGGCATAGACAGCGCAAAACAGGCCCTCAAGTCCTACTTTGGTTACGACGAATTTCGGTCGCAGCAGCCTGAAATCATTGAAACCATCCTCTCGGGGCGGGATGCGATTGCCTTGATGCCGACCGGCGGAGGCAAGTCGATCTGCTTTCAAATTCCGGCAATTGTGATGCCGGGAACTTGCATCGTGGTCTCTCCGTTGATTGCCTTGATGAAGGATCAGGTAGAAGGATTGCTCGCCAACGGGGTCAAGGCCGCCTTCATCAACAGCAGCAGCCATAGTTCAGAGAACCAAAGGGTCGAGTCGCTTGCCATCCGTGGTGAACTGGACCTGTTGTACGTGAGTCCTGAAAAGTTGCTTTCCGCGGATTTTTTCAATCTGATGAGCCAACTCAACATCAACCTGTTTGCCATCGACGAAGCACATTGCATTTCGCAATGGGGACATGACTTCCGTCCGGAGTATGTGCAAATGGGCTTGTTGAAAGACCGGTTTCCCGACATTCCCTTCCTTGCACTGACAGCAACCGCAGACAAACTCACCCGCCGGGACATCGAGCAGCACCTGCACCTGCGCGACCCGCAGGTCTTCGTCTCCAGTTTTGACCGGCCCAACCTGAGCCTGACCGTCGTCAATGGCGCCAACCGCGCCACCGACATCCTGAAATGGGTCAAGGATCGCCCCAAACAATCGGGCATCATCTATTGCCTCAGCCGCAAAACGACGGAAAGCCTTGCTGCCAAGCTGATTGACAAGGGATACAAGGCTGATTTCTACCACGCAGGTATGAGCGCCGATCGGCGTTCGCAAGTGCAGGAGAAGTTCATTCGCGACGATTTGGACATCATTTGCGCGACAATTGCCTTTGGGATGGGCATCGACAAAAGCAATGTGCGTTGGGTGGTGCACTACAACTTGCCCAAAAACATCGAAAGCTATTATCAAGAAATCGGTCGTGCAGGGCGCGATGGCGTGCTGAGTGAAACCTTGTTTTACTATACCTATGGCGACGTGCAGCAGATGCAGAGTTTCATCGAAGAGAGCGGTCAGCAGGAAATCTTGCAGACCAAACTCGACCGGATGATCCAATATGCCGATGCAAAGTCCTGTCGCAGGCAGGTGTTGCTGGCTTATTTTGGGGAGCAGCACGAAGGAAACTGCGGCAATTGCGACAACTGCAAGGATCCGAAAGTCGAGATCGACGGAACCGTTTTGGCCCAAAAGGCCTTGTCCGCCTGCATCCGGGCAAACGAAAAAATCGGTGTTCACATGGTCGTCGACATTTTGCGGGGATCTTCGAATCAAGAATTGAAAATGAAGGGTTTTCACCTTTTGAAAACCTACGGCGCCGGACAGGACATTTCCCGGAGGGATTGGATCGATTATATTGTCCAATTGATCAACCGCGGGCTTTTGGAAATTGCCTACGACGAGGGAAATGCGTTGAAAGTGACGCCTGCCGGTCGTGAGGTGCTGTTTGAGGGCCGCAAGGTTTTTCTCTCCAAAGTTCGGGAGTATGCGCAACAGGGGAAACCGATCAAGGTGGCACCGGCACCCAAGCCCCTGCCTTCGTTTGCGGATGCGTTGTTTGAAAAGTTACGTCAATTGCGGAAGGACCTTGCCGATAAGCAGGGTGTGCCACCTTATGTGATTTTCCACGACCGCACTCTGCGTTTGATGGCTGAGGAGTTCCCGACCACGGAAACGCAAATGCGACAGGTGAGCGGTGTCGGTGACCGGAAGTATCAATTGTATGGTGCCGACTTTATCGATGCGATTTTGCGGTTCATGCAAGACCGGAAGCTCAAATCCTGAATGGAATTGTTGCTGAATAAGTGGCCCCGAATTTGCTTTGAATCGTATTTGGAAGGCCATTTGGGGACTTAATCGATGGTGGTATTCCTCGGTAACGCGGACAATATTTGTCGAATCCGCAAAAAACATTAAATTTTGATAAGAAATTGTGAATCCTAAATCGATTTAGCATATTTGAATTTTAGGGGAATTTCAGAAAAGACGTTTGACATGAAAAAGAAGACCTCGCTCGCCGATATCGCCAAAGCGCTTGGAGTTTCCAAGACCTTGGTATCCATGGTGCTCAATGACAAGGGCACTGAAAATGGCATCAATGAAGATACGCAGAAGCGGGTCTGGGCCAAGGCGAAGGAGCTGGACTATAAGCCCAACATGATGGCGCGCAGCCTGCGCATGGGGCGCAGCAATACCATCGGGCTGATTGTGGCAGACATCAGCAACTCGTTTTACGCAAGGATGTGCCGCGCGGTCGAAGATGCCGCGAGCAAGGCCGGCTATCATGTGCTTTTCGGCAGTTCCGACGAAAATGCATCCAAGGAGCGCAGTCTCATACAGATGTTGCGGGACCGTCAAGTCGATGGCCTGATCATTTCGACGACGCTCAGCAACAACGAAGACATTCAAGCGCTCAAAAACGAAAAGTTCCCCTTCGTCTTGATCGACCGCTTTGTTCCTGGCCAAGAAGACACCCCTTTTGTGACGGCCGACAACTACGGCGGCAGCATCTCGGTAGTGGATCACCTGATCAAACAAGGGATCACCCGCATCGGACAACTCACGATTTCGCCGTCGCACTTGACCTCGATCACGGAGCGTACACGTGGCTACCGCGATGCACTTGCCAAACACGGCATCGCCTTTGACCCTGACCTCGTACGCGAAATTCCCTACGACAATATCCGCGAAGGCATCCGCAAGCAGGTTCCGGCGTTGATCAATGCCCCCCACAAGGTTGAGGGGCTATTTGTCGTCAACAATAACCTTGCCGTTGCCACCCTCGAATGTATCCAAGACATGGGCTTGCGCATCCCGGAAGACATCCGTGTGGTCTGCTTTGATGACATCGACATGTTCAAGTTCTGCCATCCCCCGATTACCGCCGTGGCGCAAAACATTGAAGGTATGGGCGAGAATGCCGTCGCCGTCCTGCTCGACAAAATGGAACATGGGGCTGATGCAACGCTTCCCGACCATGTTTTCTTGCCGACCAACTTGATCGTGCGCAAGAGTTGTGGAAGCAAATGAGAGTGAGTGGGAGAGTGAGAGCGAGTGCGAAGAAATTGGCAATGCCAATTACCGCTGAATCACCCAACGTTTGGTAGGATAGCGCCAACCTTCACCTTGTAATGACACCAAGTAAAGGCCATTGCTGAGCTGCGAAAGGTCGTATTGCTGTTCATGCAGTCCTCCATCGAGTTGCTTCTCCATCAAAAGGGTGCCCTGCATCGAATGAACGCGTAGCAATCCGCCGGTTTGCGGAATCTCCGCCTTCAATTTGAGACTGCCCTCAGAAGGATTGGGGAAATCAAAAATACCCGTCAAAGGCATTCCAAGATCATTCCCTACGATCACGATCACCGTACAGCGGGTTTCGACATTCATTTGGACTCCTTGCAACAAGTTGCCCATCGCATAGTCTGAATTGATTTGAAAAGGCTCTTCGAATGTGTTGATTCCTGTTTGAAAGTTCCTGGGAACAGAACTGACGACCAAAGCTGAATCACAGGGTACCGAGCCTGAATCGGCAGCAATCTTCAGCGCCAGCACCTTGTGGAGGTATTGATTCGAATCCACATCGACCACATCTCCGACTGCGTAAAAATAGCCGTCTGCTTGGCAGTAGATCACGTCATTGATGAATTCGTCCGAATTCACGCCCGGTGCTCCATAGTCCCAAGCCCATTCGACAATGCCAAGAGAATCGGTTTTGAAAATGAAAGGACGCAAATAGCCCGACTTGCGGTAAGAGCCCGCGAGCAGGTAGCCGCCCGATTCAGGATCCACGGCCAAGCACAAGTTGGATGTCTCCGTTGCACCTTCAATCGAATAAAACCTCGCCCAGCCTGGAGTTCCATTTTCAGCGATCCGAAAGAGAAACAACGAATCAATTCCTCCCCGCGCGGTGCCGCTTGTGACGTAACCACTACCATTCAGCGGCTGTACGATACCATAGCCGAGCGTCGTCTTTCCAGGCGCAGTAAACGAATGTCCCCACTGCAGGTCAAAGGCATTGTCGGCCTTGACGACGAGCAATTCGAAGCCGCCCAATTGAAACGTGTTGCCGACCATCAAATAACTTCCGCCAATTTTGGCCACCTTCTGTGGATTCTCGAATTCCGGGGTTCCGTACATTTTGCCCCGTTCAAAGCTGCCATCGCCATTCAAGCGTTGCAGTTGGAAGTCGTGTGCGCCTTGGATGCTCTCATCCTGCCCGAGGCATACCATCGTTGAGCCCTCGCATAGCATCGAATAAAATTCGTGGTGGCGTGCTTTTTTTGCCCAGATCATTTGCCCGCTCGTGTCGGTCTTCATGATCACCTGATTGCTGTTGGTGCCCATGGCAAAGCCAAATTCGCCGTTTCCTGCATAACAAGCGCCATAAACACGTGGACCCTGAAATACGAACTGCGAAGTATCCTCAAAAATATGCAGTGACTGCGGCACGCCATGAAGGTTGATCAACATTTGATAGGCGGCCAATCGATAGATGCCACCCGAATCTTGCGTGGAAAGCGTCTTAGCGATCATCAGTTCCTTTCCGGGAATGTCTGTTTCCATTATTTTGACAGCCGTCAACATGGAAGGTTCTCCCAGAATCACAGAGTCAGGTTCGTAGACCTTTTTAAATTGCGCCCAAACATTCAATGTCAAGGCATTGGACAGCAGCAACAGTACCGTGGCAAGGTGGAGACGAATCAATTTGTGGTTCACATTTCTCAAATTACACCCTAAAAGTAGCGAAAATGCGCTTCGAATTCAAACCTGTGCGCGTCCAACAGGGACTTTACTCCCATGATTGCCCCGGCGAGAACCGCGATCACAATGGTCGCCACCTAAATTCCAATAGGGACAAAGTGCGGGCTATTCAATGAACAATCAGCCGCTTAAAATTTCTAAAAATCGGGCAATTTCGATCTCCCGTTTTGACACGAGCTGTCAAACCCCGGTGCGAAATTGAAGCATGATCAAAAGGATGGAAAGTCCGGCGCGCTGGAAAATCCATTTTATCCTTCACCACAAAATATCACGCTTCATGAAAAAGTCCGCAGAAATCTACCTCAACGTTTTGCTGTTTTGTACCACGGTGCTCATTTTCCTCACCTTGGCCTACACACTCATTACTGGGAAGTCGCCTTACGAAGATCTGGGCATCGACCCAACCCTCGGCACCGTGGTGACCTTGAGTTTGGTGATGATGCTGTTTACGGTGCCGTATTTGCTCAATCAGGAGTTCAGCCTCCGCGAATTGTTGGGGATGCGCCGTCACAGACGGCATTCCTGAGATTCGAAGGATCGTTTTTGGTTGGCCGACGGGCCGCTGCCTTCGATTTTCAGCTGACGGCGGCGCGTTGGTCAATCCATTTTTCTCAAAACCTGTTTAACTTGTGCCTACTATGAAAAATCTCAGCATCCTCTTGCTCACCGTCATGGCCACATTGCTCATTTCGGCATCTTGTCAGCCAACGGGAAAGAAAAACAATTCCGACAACATCGACACCGTTGCCGTGACCAACACCGATCCCGGAAACGGCGGCGGCCGACCTGCGCCACCGGATCCCAAGGTCGTGCAGCAAACATTGTATGACCAATACAAAAACGGGGAAATCGAGCAATGCCTCTTCGAAGGCGTGACCGTGTACAAATGCAGCCGCAACGCCCCCGATGCCGGCAGCGAAATCTACGCCAACAACGGCGACCGCCAAGGCCGCTGCTATTACAGCACCCGCCAAGTCGATCCGATCTGCGAGAAACTCACGGACTGCAAAACCATCTACCGCGTCGCCAAAAACATCTGGGGCAAACCCGAGGTGAAGTGGAGCGGACTGGATTGAGTTGGAGTTTGAGGAAGCAGTTCGGGGTGTAATTGCGTCTGTGGCGATCTGTCCCGAGAATCGGAGTCCCGCCGATCGCTGGTTTCGAGGCCGAGGCGTCTGTCCTGAGAATCAGAGTCCCGCCGATCGCTGGTTTCGAGCCCTTGGCGCTGTGTCCCGAGAATCGAGTCCCGCCGATTGCCGAGGCGGGGTCCCGCCGATGGCCGACCGAACATTAGCCTCCGGCGTAAGCCAAATGCAAAAATCGTCTATTTCTCCACGGACTCGGCAATCTCCAGAAAGCCGTCCCTCCCGAGCTGCAAATTCACAAGCGTTGGTTGTGTCAGTAAAATTTCCTTGCTCAATGCCCATACTTTGCCGGCAACTTTGGCAAATGCAGTGATTTGATACGTTCCTTGCATCGCAGTAAAGCTGCCCTCCAAGGTATCGCCTGCTTGGTCGTCCGGGTGCAAGTCGATGAGTGAAATTTTTTCCAAGACTACCGACAAAGAGTCCGGCCGTGGCGCTTTTGCATCGAGGACAACCTCTGCCGTCACCTCAAATTTGTTCTTCTCCAAACCCTTTCCAATGAAGGCCCTCACCTCTGCCAAGACGTCCTTGAATTTGTTGAAATCAGCCTCCAGGCGGATGTATTGATTTCCTTGATCTGCAAGCCTGAAAGTATCTCTGGCATAGACAATTTCCATTTGATAGCCGAATCGGTCGCTTGAGTCGCCCTCCGTTTGTGCTTTCAGATCCGTGACCCCGCTTTCGCGCACGAAGGCGTACAAGGAATCCAAAGCCTCGGGACTTGGTTCGAATTCAGAAACTGCGACATCGCCATTGTATAATTTCCGTTCATACGAAGCCCGCTTGGCGTTGACGACATACCTTGTCCAATTGGGTTCAGACCCGCCTTCCTCCGAAAAGGAAATTTGAAAATCAGCGGGGCGCTGTGCAGGCATTTCTGGCGATTCTGGCGACGTGGATGTGCAGGAAGCGGCGAGCAGCGCAAGCATTGCGACGGCGAGGAGGAGGATGCGGAGCTTCATGGGTTGAAAATACGGGGAATATCCATGGAAATGCTGCGCTAAAACCGCTTCTCAAGCAAGAAAGAAGCCATAAAGCTCCCAGGCCATGATGCTGGAGGAATCCTTCCGGTGGTTGGGAAAAAGACATAAATATCCAATCCAGCGCGGCTTCGGCGGTGATGGAAAAGATGTCGCAAACGTCCCAGCGCATCCCATAGCCTACCGAAGGCTCAAAATCCACCCAATTCCCAAACCTTTGCGGATTGGGATAAAAGACTGGATTTTCAATGAAGCTGTCGCCAGAAACCGCAATGGTAAACAAACAGTAGGGACGCCACCGCGACTTTTCCTGAAACAAATAGTGCCGAAACCAAAGCTCTACACCAACGGGCCATGGATTGATCAGTCGTCCGGCAAAAAGCGATGAGTTACTCGGCTTAAACCGAAGCAAACGGTGAACACCGATCCAATAGGATTGCCGCTTGGTTTCGACGCCAATTCTGAGATTTCCCCAGTTTC
The Bacteroidota bacterium genome window above contains:
- a CDS encoding WG repeat-containing protein codes for the protein MAFAQDSTTELYGYIDHDGHWVIPPQYKDAGN
- a CDS encoding LacI family DNA-binding transcriptional regulator: MKKKTSLADIAKALGVSKTLVSMVLNDKGTENGINEDTQKRVWAKAKELDYKPNMMARSLRMGRSNTIGLIVADISNSFYARMCRAVEDAASKAGYHVLFGSSDENASKERSLIQMLRDRQVDGLIISTTLSNNEDIQALKNEKFPFVLIDRFVPGQEDTPFVTADNYGGSISVVDHLIKQGITRIGQLTISPSHLTSITERTRGYRDALAKHGIAFDPDLVREIPYDNIREGIRKQVPALINAPHKVEGLFVVNNNLAVATLECIQDMGLRIPEDIRVVCFDDIDMFKFCHPPITAVAQNIEGMGENAVAVLLDKMEHGADATLPDHVFLPTNLIVRKSCGSK
- the recQ gene encoding DNA helicase RecQ; amino-acid sequence: MQAAIGIDSAKQALKSYFGYDEFRSQQPEIIETILSGRDAIALMPTGGGKSICFQIPAIVMPGTCIVVSPLIALMKDQVEGLLANGVKAAFINSSSHSSENQRVESLAIRGELDLLYVSPEKLLSADFFNLMSQLNINLFAIDEAHCISQWGHDFRPEYVQMGLLKDRFPDIPFLALTATADKLTRRDIEQHLHLRDPQVFVSSFDRPNLSLTVVNGANRATDILKWVKDRPKQSGIIYCLSRKTTESLAAKLIDKGYKADFYHAGMSADRRSQVQEKFIRDDLDIICATIAFGMGIDKSNVRWVVHYNLPKNIESYYQEIGRAGRDGVLSETLFYYTYGDVQQMQSFIEESGQQEILQTKLDRMIQYADAKSCRRQVLLAYFGEQHEGNCGNCDNCKDPKVEIDGTVLAQKALSACIRANEKIGVHMVVDILRGSSNQELKMKGFHLLKTYGAGQDISRRDWIDYIVQLINRGLLEIAYDEGNALKVTPAGREVLFEGRKVFLSKVREYAQQGKPIKVAPAPKPLPSFADALFEKLRQLRKDLADKQGVPPYVIFHDRTLRLMAEEFPTTETQMRQVSGVGDRKYQLYGADFIDAILRFMQDRKLKS
- a CDS encoding WG repeat-containing protein; its protein translation is MMPSIANPETRFSAACLLVGFLILVFPSCSHDLSNGHSYSKLYPIQQGSDWGWIDSVGNVVVAPEHKYYDASFFLDGLGYLKIDDHHHVAFFNSRLEVVWESDDVKSADVYHGGYASAFVESDNASECKRVFIDREGKVLFELPGYSWSSFEMEDGLFIRLMDDPKLYASS
- a CDS encoding T9SS type A sorting domain-containing protein, with product MNHKLIRLHLATVLLLLSNALTLNVWAQFKKVYEPDSVILGEPSMLTAVKIMETDIPGKELMIAKTLSTQDSGGIYRLAAYQMLINLHGVPQSLHIFEDTSQFVFQGPRVYGACYAGNGEFGFAMGTNSNQVIMKTDTSGQMIWAKKARHHEFYSMLCEGSTMVCLGQDESIQGAHDFQLQRLNGDGSFERGKMYGTPEFENPQKVAKIGGSYLMVGNTFQLGGFELLVVKADNAFDLQWGHSFTAPGKTTLGYGIVQPLNGSGYVTSGTARGGIDSLFLFRIAENGTPGWARFYSIEGATETSNLCLAVDPESGGYLLAGSYRKSGYLRPFIFKTDSLGIVEWAWDYGAPGVNSDEFINDVIYCQADGYFYAVGDVVDVDSNQYLHKVLALKIAADSGSVPCDSALVVSSVPRNFQTGINTFEEPFQINSDYAMGNLLQGVQMNVETRCTVIVIVGNDLGMPLTGIFDFPNPSEGSLKLKAEIPQTGGLLRVHSMQGTLLMEKQLDGGLHEQQYDLSQLSNGLYLVSLQGEGWRYPTKRWVIQR
- a CDS encoding DDE-type integrase/transposase/recombinase, with protein sequence MGVGHYLPVADGLLCFLSLVTDAYSHMIVGYNLSLLMTAEQTIVALEMALATLPECDIDLIHHSDRGSQYACYAHTGFLSQEASASV